In one window of Methanolobus mangrovi DNA:
- a CDS encoding elongation factor EF-2, with protein sequence MGRRKKMVERVTALMSNPEMIRNIGIVAHIDHGKTTLSDNLLAGAGMISKELAGRQLFMDSDEEEQARGITIDSANVSMVHEYNGKEYLINLIDTPGHVDFGGDVTRAMRAVDGAVVVIDAVEGTMPQTETVLRQALKEHVKPVLFINKVDRLINELQVDAQEMQIRLGKLIDHVNKLIKGMNEERYNAGWRVDAAEGTVAFGSALYNWAISVPMMQKTGVSFQQVFDYCRAEDMKSLAEKCPLHEAVNDMVIRFLPTPIVAQADRVNVIWHGDKESKIGKAMLSADATADLAFMVTDISMDPHAGEVATGRLFSGSLTRGMEVYVSGASKKNRIQQVGVFMGPERLEVENIPAGNIAAVTGLRDAIVGSTVTTLDGMEAFESITHASEPVVTVAVEAKHMKDLPKLVEVLRQVAKEDPTLKITLNEETGEHLMAGMGELHLEVIAHRIERDKGVEITTTPPLVVYRETIRGTAGPVEGKSPNRHNRFYVTVEPLEEGVRELIRNGEISMRMPEVERREKLIAAGMDKDEAKGIADIFESNIYVDVTKGIQYLNETMELVLEGFQEVMKAGPLSREPCMGVKVKLTDAKLHEDAVHRGPAQVIPASRQGIQAAMLMADDTLLEPHQKVFIQVPQDQMGGAAKEIQGRRGVIINMTSEGDMTIIESKAPVSELFGFAGDIRSATEGRAMWSTEFAGFDTLPANMTTEVVSGIRERKGLKKELPQASDYLSM encoded by the coding sequence CGCATATCGACCACGGGAAAACAACATTATCAGATAATCTCCTTGCAGGCGCAGGCATGATCTCAAAAGAACTTGCAGGCCGCCAGCTTTTCATGGACTCTGACGAAGAAGAACAGGCAAGAGGTATTACAATTGACTCTGCTAACGTATCAATGGTTCACGAGTACAACGGAAAGGAGTATCTCATCAACCTTATTGACACACCAGGGCACGTAGACTTTGGTGGCGACGTTACACGTGCAATGCGTGCAGTGGACGGAGCAGTCGTAGTTATTGATGCTGTAGAAGGTACAATGCCACAGACTGAGACAGTACTCAGGCAGGCATTAAAGGAACACGTTAAGCCAGTACTGTTCATCAACAAGGTAGACCGTCTCATAAACGAGTTACAGGTCGATGCACAGGAAATGCAGATCAGGCTCGGTAAACTTATCGACCACGTGAACAAGCTCATTAAAGGTATGAATGAAGAGCGCTACAATGCAGGATGGAGAGTCGATGCAGCAGAAGGTACTGTAGCATTCGGTTCAGCATTATACAACTGGGCTATCAGCGTACCAATGATGCAGAAGACCGGAGTCAGTTTCCAGCAAGTATTTGATTATTGCCGTGCTGAAGACATGAAGTCACTTGCAGAGAAATGCCCGCTTCATGAAGCGGTCAACGACATGGTTATCAGGTTCCTCCCAACACCTATTGTAGCTCAGGCTGACAGGGTCAATGTAATCTGGCACGGAGATAAGGAATCCAAGATCGGAAAGGCAATGCTCAGTGCAGATGCAACAGCTGATCTGGCTTTCATGGTAACAGATATCTCAATGGACCCTCATGCTGGTGAAGTTGCAACAGGAAGGTTGTTCAGCGGATCACTTACCCGTGGTATGGAAGTTTACGTATCCGGTGCTTCAAAGAAGAACAGGATTCAGCAGGTCGGTGTTTTCATGGGCCCTGAGAGGCTTGAAGTAGAGAACATCCCGGCAGGTAACATTGCAGCTGTAACAGGACTTAGGGACGCTATCGTCGGTTCAACAGTAACCACCCTTGATGGTATGGAAGCTTTCGAAAGTATAACCCATGCCAGTGAGCCGGTAGTTACCGTAGCTGTCGAAGCTAAACACATGAAGGATCTTCCTAAACTTGTCGAAGTATTGAGACAGGTCGCTAAAGAAGACCCAACTCTTAAGATCACACTGAACGAAGAGACCGGTGAGCACCTGATGGCAGGTATGGGAGAACTCCACCTTGAAGTCATTGCACACAGGATCGAGCGTGACAAGGGTGTAGAGATCACAACAACCCCACCTCTCGTAGTTTACCGTGAAACTATCCGTGGCACTGCAGGACCTGTAGAAGGTAAGTCACCAAACAGACACAACAGGTTCTACGTTACAGTTGAGCCTCTTGAGGAAGGAGTAAGGGAACTTATCAGAAACGGAGAAATCTCAATGCGCATGCCTGAGGTTGAGCGCAGAGAGAAGCTCATAGCTGCTGGTATGGACAAAGATGAAGCAAAGGGTATTGCAGACATATTTGAGAGCAATATCTACGTCGATGTAACAAAGGGTATCCAGTACCTCAATGAAACCATGGAACTTGTTCTTGAAGGATTCCAGGAAGTAATGAAGGCCGGACCACTCTCCAGAGAACCATGTATGGGCGTAAAGGTCAAACTTACAGATGCAAAGTTGCACGAAGATGCAGTCCACAGAGGACCAGCACAGGTAATTCCTGCATCAAGACAGGGAATTCAGGCAGCAATGCTCATGGCGGACGATACACTTCTTGAACCACACCAGAAGGTATTCATCCAGGTCCCACAGGACCAGATGGGTGGTGCCGCAAAGGAAATTCAGGGACGTCGTGGTGTCATTATTAATATGACCAGCGAAGGTGACATGACCATTATTGAGTCAAAGGCACCTGTATCTGAGTTATTCGGATTTGCAGGAGATATAAGATCTGCAACTGAAGGTCGCGCAATGTGGAGCACAGAATTCGCAGGCTTTGACACGCTTCCAGCTAACATGACAACAGAAGTTGTTAGCGGTATAAGAGAAAGGAAAGGACTTAAGAAGGAACTTCCACAAGCATCTGATTACCTGAGTATGTAA
- the tuf gene encoding translation elongation factor EF-1 subunit alpha produces MAADKPHMNLAVIGHIDHGKSTFVGRLMFETGAVPAHLIEKYKAEAKEKGKESFAFAWVMDSLKEERERGITIDIAHKRFDTDKYYFTVVDCPGHRDFVKNMITGASQADAAVLVVAAPDGVMAQTKEHVFLSRTLGINQLIVAVNKMDAAEYSEERYNQVKADVSQLLGMVGFKASEIPFVPTSAFEGDNITKSSPNTPWYTGPSLLQCLNELKEPEKPDKLPLRIPVQDAYTISGIGTVPVGRVETGIMKKGQSVTFNPSGVTGEVKSIEMHHEEQPQAVPGDNIGWNVRGVGKNDVRRGDVCGAADNPPSVAEEFTGQIVVLQHPSAITVGYTPVFHCHTTQTACTLMSIDKKLDPKTGQTKEENPTFIKAGDAAIVTIRPTRPMVIEPVKEIPQLGRFAIRDMGMTIAAGMCMSVKQKQ; encoded by the coding sequence ATGGCAGCTGACAAACCACACATGAACTTGGCAGTTATCGGTCACATTGACCACGGCAAATCAACCTTTGTCGGAAGATTAATGTTCGAAACAGGAGCAGTACCTGCTCACCTGATCGAGAAATACAAGGCAGAAGCTAAAGAGAAAGGTAAAGAATCCTTCGCTTTCGCATGGGTAATGGACTCCCTGAAGGAAGAGCGTGAGAGAGGTATTACAATCGATATCGCTCACAAGAGATTCGACACAGACAAATACTACTTTACAGTAGTAGACTGCCCAGGTCACCGTGACTTCGTAAAGAACATGATCACAGGTGCATCCCAGGCAGACGCAGCTGTTCTTGTCGTAGCAGCACCTGATGGTGTAATGGCTCAGACAAAGGAACACGTATTCCTTTCAAGAACACTCGGTATCAACCAGCTTATCGTTGCTGTAAACAAGATGGATGCAGCTGAATACAGCGAAGAGAGATACAACCAGGTAAAGGCAGATGTAAGCCAGCTCCTCGGTATGGTAGGATTCAAGGCTTCAGAGATTCCATTTGTCCCAACATCCGCATTCGAAGGCGACAACATCACAAAGTCAAGCCCTAACACACCATGGTACACTGGTCCATCACTTCTTCAATGCCTTAACGAGCTAAAGGAACCAGAAAAGCCAGACAAGCTTCCACTCCGTATCCCTGTACAGGATGCATACACCATCTCCGGTATCGGAACCGTACCAGTAGGTAGGGTCGAGACAGGAATTATGAAGAAGGGTCAGAGCGTAACATTCAACCCAAGTGGCGTAACCGGCGAAGTAAAGTCAATCGAAATGCACCATGAAGAACAGCCACAGGCAGTTCCTGGTGACAACATCGGATGGAACGTACGTGGTGTAGGTAAGAACGATGTCCGCAGAGGAGATGTATGTGGCGCAGCTGACAACCCACCATCAGTAGCAGAAGAGTTCACAGGACAGATCGTTGTCCTTCAGCACCCATCCGCTATCACAGTAGGATACACCCCAGTATTCCACTGTCACACAACCCAGACTGCATGTACTCTCATGTCCATTGACAAGAAACTTGACCCTAAGACAGGTCAGACAAAGGAAGAGAACCCAACCTTCATTAAGGCTGGAGATGCAGCAATCGTAACCATCAGACCAACAAGGCCAATGGTTATCGAACCAGTAAAGGAAATCCCACAGCTCGGTAGATTCGCTATCCGTGATATGGGTATGACCATTGCTGCTGGCATGTGCATGAGTGTCAAACAGAAGCAGTAA
- the rpsJ gene encoding 30S ribosomal protein S10, giving the protein MSQKARIRLSGISPVNLDGVCDQVKAIADRTGVSISGPVPLPTKKMVVPVRKSPSGDGTATWDHWEMRVHKRLIDIAADERALRQLMRIQVPKDINIEIVLQN; this is encoded by the coding sequence ATGTCACAGAAAGCAAGAATAAGATTATCAGGAATCAGTCCTGTAAACCTTGATGGTGTTTGCGATCAGGTAAAAGCTATTGCAGACAGAACAGGGGTAAGTATCTCAGGACCAGTTCCACTACCAACCAAAAAGATGGTAGTACCTGTCCGTAAGAGTCCAAGTGGCGACGGAACTGCTACATGGGATCACTGGGAAATGCGTGTACATAAGAGACTTATTGACATTGCAGCAGATGAGCGTGCACTCAGGCAGCTTATGCGTATCCAGGTTCCTAAGGACATCAACATCGAGATAGTACTTCAGAACTAA